A part of Myxococcales bacterium genomic DNA contains:
- a CDS encoding transposase yields MSFFESKPIITNVSWYGGGSRVVDLVSGFGFWFRQGNGLVKVRWVYVRDKSGTHRDEYLYSTNMSLTPEQIVSIYTSRWAIEVTFQECKEHLQLEKTRVWCKNSVLTLVPLIFGSYSLIVLLYHKNNEQLSDCRTMWWPKKANTTFSNMLLSIRFYLWKHHLFQNGPGTMRMLNNSNENDNLILQALCQAA; encoded by the coding sequence ATGTCGTTTTTTGAAAGTAAACCAATCATAACCAATGTTTCTTGGTACGGTGGTGGCTCAAGAGTTGTAGACCTGGTAAGCGGTTTTGGGTTTTGGTTTCGCCAGGGAAATGGACTTGTCAAAGTACGCTGGGTCTACGTTCGAGATAAATCAGGCACCCATCGAGATGAGTATCTCTATTCCACAAATATGAGTCTCACGCCAGAACAGATCGTGTCAATCTACACAAGTAGATGGGCTATCGAAGTGACTTTTCAAGAATGCAAAGAGCATTTGCAACTAGAAAAAACCCGAGTTTGGTGCAAGAACTCAGTACTCACTCTCGTGCCACTGATTTTTGGTTCATACAGCCTAATAGTTCTTCTTTATCACAAAAACAACGAGCAGCTTTCTGATTGCAGAACTATGTGGTGGCCAAAGAAAGCAAATACCACCTTCTCAAACATGCTCTTGAGCATAAGATTTTATCTTTGGAAGCATCACCTATTTCAAAACGGCCCAGGCACCATGCGGATGTTGAATAATAGCAATGAGAATGACAATCTTATTCTTCAAGCGCTTTGCCAGGCCGCATGA